The window TATATATGAGGACTCATGTGAGGGTTCATTGAACCTTTTCTCCAAAAAGAAAAGCCTTTCAAAAGAAAGGCTTTGATATTTTTCATCATACTCAAAATATCGATAAAAATTAACGTTTTGAGAACTGAGTTGCACGACGTGCTGAACGAAGACCGATTTTCTTACGCTCAACGCTACGTGGGTCACGAGTTACGAAACCTGCTTTACGTAACGGCGCACGATTCGCCTCATCATACTCAACGAGTGCACGTGTTAAGCCGTGACGAATTGCACCGGCTTGACCACTCAAACCACCACCTTTCACAGTTACAATCACATCAAATTGATCAGTAACTTCTAAAAGCTCAAGCGGTTGACGAACTACCATGCGTGATACTTCACGTGGGAAGTAATCATCGAGTGATTTATCGTTAACAATAATACTGCCTGTACCTTTACGTAAAAACACTCTTGCTTGTGATCTTTTACGTCTTCCAGTACCGTAATTTTGGTTAGCTGCCATAATTAATTC of the Ignatzschineria indica genome contains:
- the rpsI gene encoding 30S ribosomal protein S9; the protein is MAANQNYGTGRRKRSQARVFLRKGTGSIIVNDKSLDDYFPREVSRMVVRQPLELLEVTDQFDVIVTVKGGGLSGQAGAIRHGLTRALVEYDEANRAPLRKAGFVTRDPRSVERKKIGLRSARRATQFSKR